One region of Flavobacterium sp. KACC 22763 genomic DNA includes:
- a CDS encoding transporter has translation MVRIFFLLLKWQFSVLFFFFGVCSVFGQDLEPRVYANVPKGLNVIAAGYVFMNGNVLTDPSLPIKDFTLQSHNMAVNYIRTFGMADKLARVQVALPFTFMDGSAVISDQLVTGSRTGFADMKVRFGINLLGSPALDKSEFRSFEQKTILGVSLVTSIPTGRYYGDKQVNIGTNRWAFKPEIGVSKRFAHVYAEAYGGMWFYTDNNDYLGKKLEQKPTYSLQAHASYYFKNQMWVGFNTTWFFGGRTITDGVSDDSQIDNWRVGGTFSTPIAKGQSIRFQYHVGAYTNNGLNYYALSAVYQYSFF, from the coding sequence ATGGTAAGAATCTTTTTTTTGTTATTAAAGTGGCAGTTTTCGGTTTTGTTTTTCTTTTTTGGTGTGTGCAGCGTATTTGGTCAGGATTTGGAACCCAGAGTGTATGCAAATGTTCCTAAAGGTTTAAATGTAATTGCTGCAGGTTATGTTTTTATGAATGGGAATGTCCTGACAGATCCTTCTCTACCCATAAAAGATTTTACACTTCAAAGCCACAACATGGCTGTAAATTATATTAGAACTTTTGGGATGGCAGATAAACTGGCTCGTGTACAGGTAGCGCTACCTTTTACGTTTATGGATGGATCTGCTGTAATTAGTGATCAGCTGGTTACTGGCTCAAGAACTGGTTTTGCAGATATGAAAGTGCGTTTTGGAATTAATTTATTAGGTTCTCCTGCACTTGATAAATCTGAATTCAGAAGTTTTGAGCAAAAAACAATTCTTGGAGTTAGTTTGGTTACTTCAATCCCAACAGGAAGATATTATGGTGATAAACAAGTAAATATTGGAACAAACCGCTGGGCTTTTAAACCCGAAATAGGGGTGTCGAAAAGGTTTGCCCATGTTTATGCTGAGGCCTATGGCGGAATGTGGTTTTATACGGATAATAACGACTATCTAGGAAAAAAATTAGAGCAAAAACCAACCTATAGTCTTCAGGCGCACGCAAGCTATTATTTTAAAAACCAAATGTGGGTTGGCTTTAATACGACTTGGTTTTTTGGAGGTCGAACTATTACTGATGGAGTTTCCGATGATAGCCAGATTGATAACTGGCGAGTAGGGGGAACTTTTTCTACTCCAATTGCAAAAGGACAGTCTATTAGATTTCAATATCATGTTGGGGCATATACCAACAACGGACTAAATTATTATGCCTTATCAGCAGTTTACCAATATTCTTTCTTTTAA
- the mnmD gene encoding tRNA (5-methylaminomethyl-2-thiouridine)(34)-methyltransferase MnmD: MKREIIKTLDGSTTIRLPEWDECYHSKHGAIQEAKHVFIKNGLSLFDNPISILEIGFGTGLNAFITYLEAIRKNQKIDYVGVEAYPVDADEILEMNYAEELEASEFYNIFEKMHKSDWDEKTEICDLFSLTKRKQFFHEINDFEIFDLIYFDAFGYRVQPELWSTEIFQKMYNSLKPNGVLVTYAARGVVKRSMIEVGFTVEKLTGPPGKREMFRAFKKV, translated from the coding sequence GTGAAAAGAGAAATAATTAAAACGCTAGATGGCTCAACTACAATTCGTTTGCCTGAATGGGACGAATGTTATCATTCTAAACATGGCGCAATTCAAGAGGCAAAACATGTTTTTATTAAAAACGGGCTATCATTATTTGATAATCCTATAAGTATATTAGAAATAGGTTTTGGAACTGGTTTGAATGCTTTTATTACGTATTTGGAAGCCATTAGAAAAAATCAGAAAATTGATTATGTTGGAGTAGAAGCATACCCTGTTGATGCAGATGAGATTTTGGAAATGAATTATGCTGAAGAATTGGAGGCATCGGAATTTTATAACATTTTTGAAAAAATGCATAAATCGGACTGGGATGAAAAAACAGAAATTTGCGACTTGTTCTCGTTAACCAAAAGGAAACAATTTTTTCACGAAATAAACGATTTTGAAATTTTTGATTTGATTTACTTTGACGCCTTCGGATATAGAGTGCAACCGGAGCTTTGGAGTACAGAAATTTTTCAGAAAATGTACAATAGTTTAAAACCAAACGGCGTTCTAGTTACATACGCAGCTCGAGGAGTTGTTAAAAGAAGTATGATCGAAGTTGGATTTACTGTAGAAAAATTAACAGGCCCTCCAGGAAAAAGAGAAATGTTTAGAGCTTTTAAAAAGGTTTAA
- the can gene encoding carbonate dehydratase: MRKFYEQLLENNKKWVETSLAKDPNYFADLAKGQQPPLLWIGCSDSRVPANEIVGAKPGEVFVHRNIANMVVHSDMNMLSVLDYAVNVLKIKHIIVCGHYGCGGVKAAMGHQSVGIIDNWLRHIKDEYRLHDKYLNSIENEEERFNAFVEINTKEQVYNLAKTSIVQNAWKNGQDLMLHGWVYGLNSGFVTDLNVTISSNDELDSVYQLDL, translated from the coding sequence ATGAGAAAATTTTATGAGCAGTTATTAGAGAACAATAAAAAGTGGGTAGAAACTTCATTAGCAAAAGATCCTAATTATTTTGCTGATTTGGCAAAAGGACAACAGCCACCATTGTTATGGATTGGATGTTCTGACAGCCGTGTTCCTGCAAACGAAATTGTTGGTGCAAAACCAGGTGAAGTTTTTGTACATAGAAACATTGCCAATATGGTTGTGCATTCTGATATGAACATGCTTAGTGTTCTAGATTATGCTGTAAATGTTTTGAAAATTAAGCATATTATCGTGTGCGGACATTACGGATGCGGTGGTGTGAAAGCTGCAATGGGGCATCAGTCTGTTGGAATTATCGATAACTGGTTGCGTCATATTAAAGATGAATACCGTCTTCACGATAAATACTTGAATTCAATTGAGAATGAAGAAGAGCGTTTTAATGCTTTTGTTGAAATCAATACTAAAGAACAAGTTTATAACTTAGCGAAAACATCTATTGTGCAGAATGCTTGGAAAAATGGACAAGATTTAATGCTTCACGGTTGGGTGTACGGATTAAATTCAGGTTTTGTAACTGATTTGAATGTAACAATCAGTTCAAACGATGAATTGGATTCTGTTTATCAATTAGATCTTTAA
- a CDS encoding LysR substrate-binding domain-containing protein, which produces MTITQLQYVLAVAEHKNFTLAAEKCFVTQPTLSMQIQKIEEELNILIFDRSKKPIQLTDIGQKIVSQAKNIVNEADRIKDIVEQQKGFIGGEFRLGIIPTIMPTLLPMFLNNFIKKYPKVKLLIEELNTEEIILKLKNGHLDAAIAATPLEDEKIKEIVLYFEPFVAYIPEHHASFQKEEIEVADLNLNEILLLQDGHCFRDGILNLCKSVSDVDQTNFQIQSGSFETLIKLADEGLGTTLLPYLHTLDLKESDKLKLRNFKEPKPAREVSLIYPKSELKMQIIDALRSTIAGVVKGAIVFQNVQIISPLQKKA; this is translated from the coding sequence ATGACTATAACTCAATTGCAATATGTGTTAGCGGTTGCTGAGCACAAAAATTTCACTCTTGCTGCTGAAAAATGCTTTGTAACACAGCCAACTTTAAGCATGCAAATACAAAAAATTGAAGAAGAACTTAATATTTTAATTTTCGACAGAAGCAAAAAACCGATCCAACTTACTGATATAGGACAGAAAATTGTAAGTCAGGCAAAAAACATCGTAAACGAAGCTGATCGTATAAAAGATATTGTAGAACAGCAAAAAGGTTTTATTGGCGGAGAATTTCGTTTAGGAATCATTCCAACCATTATGCCTACGCTTCTACCCATGTTTTTGAATAATTTCATTAAAAAATATCCAAAAGTTAAACTCTTAATTGAAGAGTTGAATACAGAGGAAATTATCCTGAAACTAAAAAACGGACACTTAGATGCTGCAATTGCTGCAACGCCGCTTGAAGACGAAAAAATAAAAGAAATTGTGTTGTATTTTGAGCCATTTGTAGCTTACATTCCAGAGCATCACGCTAGTTTCCAAAAAGAAGAAATTGAAGTAGCCGACTTAAACCTGAACGAAATTCTGCTCTTACAAGACGGCCATTGTTTTAGAGACGGTATTTTAAATTTGTGTAAAAGTGTCTCAGACGTCGACCAGACTAATTTCCAGATTCAAAGCGGAAGCTTTGAAACTCTCATTAAATTGGCAGACGAAGGCCTTGGTACAACGTTACTTCCGTACTTGCACACCCTAGACTTAAAAGAATCCGATAAACTGAAACTCCGTAACTTTAAGGAACCAAAACCGGCTCGAGAGGTAAGTTTGATTTACCCAAAGAGCGAATTAAAGATGCAAATCATTGATGCATTAAGATCTACAATTGCAGGCGTTGTAAAAGGCGCAATTGTTTTTCAGAATGTTCAAATCATTAGTCCGTTACAAAAGAAAGCGTAA
- a CDS encoding LETM1-related biofilm-associated protein, translated as MINPSAPGWIDKFFSEQKFSEAIPFETVDSFYYKVRETGFIYGHIIAIDSQIPIPIKGWFKTEISKVALLNTLYHVFCLEKRNSEPKNFIAEVLKFYKQMNPEGFNLFKILLPKDTPSLSLENIIDQRVQTNDSIISKNFSHLVTNALLFIDVLAFRQYLEHGEIPEKYLKRIEETVLGIVGLALKTKTVKSQHDDLLIKLFEASIRYSKFSKVTVETLETLHLDYFKNELEHYYLIDMAGMALWSDGVVENEESYFLYALGSTMGVPDDFVTKSMDTTNTFITTHKKKIPYFNYSNPVKHFYDQMTHSVVKLIIRNKNRLIKEIVQSKELMVLLAYSTTRDLDAKEKKKVKKQLLDICKTIPSLTIFLLPGGSLLLPILIKFIPTMLPSAFNENLDENE; from the coding sequence ATGATTAACCCATCAGCACCAGGCTGGATCGATAAGTTTTTTAGTGAACAGAAGTTTTCAGAAGCAATTCCTTTTGAAACAGTGGATTCGTTTTACTATAAAGTGAGAGAAACGGGTTTTATTTACGGCCATATTATTGCTATTGACTCTCAAATTCCAATTCCAATTAAGGGTTGGTTTAAAACCGAAATTTCAAAAGTAGCTTTACTGAATACGCTCTATCATGTTTTTTGTTTAGAGAAAAGAAATTCGGAACCTAAAAATTTTATTGCTGAAGTTTTAAAGTTTTACAAGCAGATGAATCCAGAAGGATTTAATTTGTTCAAAATTTTATTGCCAAAAGACACTCCTTCTCTATCTCTAGAAAATATTATTGACCAGAGAGTCCAAACTAACGATAGTATTATCAGTAAAAACTTTTCGCATTTGGTAACGAATGCTCTTTTGTTTATTGATGTTTTAGCTTTCAGACAGTATTTGGAACATGGAGAAATTCCTGAAAAATATTTAAAGAGAATAGAAGAAACAGTTCTAGGAATTGTCGGTTTGGCTTTAAAAACCAAAACTGTAAAATCACAGCACGACGATCTATTAATTAAACTTTTTGAAGCTTCTATACGTTATTCGAAATTTTCTAAAGTTACAGTTGAAACTTTGGAAACTTTACATCTTGACTATTTCAAAAACGAATTAGAGCATTATTATTTAATCGATATGGCCGGAATGGCTTTATGGAGTGATGGTGTAGTAGAAAACGAAGAATCATATTTTCTATATGCTTTAGGATCAACAATGGGAGTTCCTGATGATTTTGTGACCAAAAGCATGGACACAACCAACACTTTTATCACTACCCATAAAAAGAAGATTCCGTACTTTAATTATTCAAATCCTGTCAAGCATTTTTATGATCAAATGACGCACAGTGTAGTCAAACTAATCATACGAAACAAAAACAGATTGATTAAGGAAATTGTACAGAGTAAAGAATTAATGGTGCTACTCGCCTATTCTACAACGAGAGATTTGGATGCAAAAGAAAAGAAGAAAGTAAAAAAACAGCTTTTGGACATTTGTAAAACTATTCCATCTCTGACAATCTTCCTGCTTCCTGGAGGAAGTTTATTACTGCCAATATTAATAAAGTTTATCCCAACAATGCTGCCATCGGCATTTAATGAGAATCTAGACGAAAACGAATAA
- a CDS encoding DUF4251 domain-containing protein, whose product MKTAIPILLFLLSAFSFSASAQEKTKKELKQERELKKQNEIKALIDSQNFVFEAQKATPQGGRLIQLDYNTYFLKFKTDNTTCDLPFFGRGYNVGYSTDGGIKFEGKPENVRVESKKNNTILKATVRGASDVYDLTFSIFYNGSTTLSVSSNNRGPISYDGVVYAPKTAEKQ is encoded by the coding sequence ATGAAAACTGCAATACCAATTTTGCTGTTCTTACTAAGTGCTTTTAGTTTTTCTGCTTCTGCACAGGAAAAAACAAAAAAAGAACTTAAGCAAGAAAGAGAACTCAAGAAACAAAATGAAATCAAAGCGCTTATAGATAGTCAAAATTTTGTTTTTGAAGCACAAAAAGCAACACCTCAAGGCGGTAGATTGATTCAGTTGGACTATAATACTTATTTTTTAAAGTTTAAAACTGATAACACAACTTGTGATCTTCCTTTTTTTGGACGTGGTTATAATGTTGGATACAGTACTGATGGCGGAATAAAATTTGAAGGAAAACCTGAAAATGTTAGAGTCGAAAGCAAAAAGAATAATACCATTCTAAAAGCAACAGTAAGAGGTGCCAGTGATGTGTACGATTTAACGTTTTCTATCTTTTATAACGGAAGCACAACGCTTTCTGTGAGTAGCAATAATAGAGGCCCAATTAGTTATGATGGAGTAGTATATGCTCCAAAAACAGCAGAGAAACAATGA
- a CDS encoding glycoside hydrolase family 18 protein translates to MDIIAYYTGDSQLIDKYEVEKLNQIIFSFCHLKDGKLSVDSAKDSLTIKHLVSLKAKNPQLKIIVSLGGWGGCEPCSQAFSTAEGRLKFAKSVKEVSDYFKVDGLDLDWEYPSIEGLPGHLYQAADKPNFTELVKILRSTLGKKYELSFAAGGFQKCLDESIDWKAVAPYVNRINIMSYDLVNGYSKVTGHHTPLYSTNPKEESTDRAVEFLLKAGVPAEKLVIGGAFYTRQWKNVENINNGLYQAGEHFQGVDFKNYATTYTEANGWKYFYDEKAQAPYWYNASTKTFATSDDLKSIKAKAEYAKAKKLGGIMFWELTLDSFRDGMVNEIYKVKTEK, encoded by the coding sequence ATGGACATTATTGCTTATTACACTGGCGATTCTCAACTTATTGATAAATATGAAGTTGAAAAATTAAACCAGATTATTTTCAGTTTCTGCCATTTAAAAGATGGTAAATTAAGTGTTGATTCTGCCAAAGATTCTCTTACAATTAAACATTTAGTTTCGCTTAAAGCAAAAAATCCACAGCTTAAAATTATTGTATCTCTTGGAGGATGGGGAGGCTGCGAACCTTGTTCTCAAGCATTCTCAACTGCTGAAGGCCGCTTAAAATTTGCAAAATCTGTAAAAGAAGTAAGCGATTATTTTAAAGTTGACGGTTTAGATTTAGATTGGGAATACCCATCAATTGAAGGGCTTCCTGGACATTTATACCAAGCTGCTGACAAACCTAATTTTACTGAATTAGTTAAAATATTACGTTCAACTTTAGGTAAAAAATACGAATTGAGTTTTGCGGCTGGAGGTTTCCAAAAATGTCTGGATGAATCTATAGACTGGAAAGCTGTTGCTCCTTATGTAAACCGCATCAACATTATGAGTTACGATTTAGTAAACGGATATTCAAAAGTTACTGGTCATCATACACCATTATACAGCACAAATCCGAAAGAAGAATCTACCGATAGAGCTGTTGAATTTTTATTAAAAGCAGGTGTCCCTGCTGAAAAACTAGTTATTGGAGGTGCATTTTATACCAGACAATGGAAAAATGTAGAAAATATCAACAACGGATTATACCAAGCTGGAGAGCACTTTCAAGGTGTTGACTTTAAAAACTACGCTACAACCTACACAGAAGCTAACGGCTGGAAATATTTTTATGATGAAAAAGCGCAAGCGCCATATTGGTACAATGCATCAACTAAAACTTTTGCAACATCAGATGATTTAAAATCTATAAAAGCAAAAGCTGAATACGCAAAAGCAAAAAAATTAGGCGGAATTATGTTTTGGGAACTTACTTTGGATAGTTTCCGCGACGGAATGGTAAATGAGATTTACAAAGTTAAAACTGAGAAATAA
- a CDS encoding META domain-containing protein codes for MMKKIFTLVFFSSFLISCKCAKTDAVSKLDGTWELNYITGPRITFDGLYPNKKPTINFDTKANQVSGNASCNTYSGKLVLDGNKIDFTQPMAVTKMMCLDGLQGEQTYLSTLQKITSYDITDDGKTLNFISGDIAMMRFTKK; via the coding sequence ATGATGAAAAAGATTTTTACCCTCGTTTTTTTTAGTTCGTTTTTAATTTCTTGTAAGTGTGCAAAAACGGATGCGGTTTCTAAGCTTGATGGAACTTGGGAACTAAATTATATCACTGGCCCACGAATTACTTTTGATGGTTTATACCCAAATAAAAAACCAACAATAAATTTTGATACCAAAGCAAATCAGGTTTCTGGTAATGCGAGCTGTAATACATACTCAGGAAAATTGGTTCTTGATGGCAACAAAATCGATTTTACTCAGCCAATGGCAGTAACCAAAATGATGTGTTTGGACGGATTGCAAGGTGAACAAACTTATTTGAGTACGCTTCAAAAAATAACTTCTTACGATATAACAGATGATGGTAAGACTTTAAACTTTATTTCTGGGGATATTGCCATGATGCGTTTTACTAAAAAATAA
- a CDS encoding SulP family inorganic anion transporter, with product MTKKINLFANLKSDFASGLVVFLVALPLCLGIAMASGAPLFSGIIAGVVGGIVVGYLSQSHISVSGPAAGLTAIILTAITDLGAFDVFLMSVFIAGLIQLALGFLKAGSISNYFPTNVIEGMLAGIGIIIILKQIPHAFGYDADFEGDQAFVQNDGSNSFSFLFDVLNHIHLGAVVVSAVSLVILLAWEKVPFLKRIKLVPGALVAVIAGVVLNEIFVSTGSTLAIAKEHLVSLPVPKSFEDFKSIIITPDFTAVTNPQVWVVGITIAIVASIETLLCIEASDRMDVQKRYTNTNVELRAQGVGNIVSSLLGGLPMTSVVVRSSANNNAGAKSKMSAIIHGVLLLISVLSIPAILNKIPLATLATVLILVGYKLAKPATFMHFWEKGKYQFVPFIATLVFVVATDLLKGVALGIIISIIFVLRGNLKRAYVFKKEEYEDGDIIHIDLAQEVSFLNKAAIKQTLNEIPENSKVIINAHDTEYIAHDVLDLIREFKETRAVDENIKVKLKGFKEAYELENTPENSNHVTIEHYYDVAKRELVKREVVKSE from the coding sequence ATGACAAAAAAAATCAATCTTTTTGCCAACCTTAAATCTGATTTTGCTTCAGGTTTAGTGGTTTTCTTGGTGGCTCTTCCATTGTGTTTAGGTATTGCAATGGCTTCTGGAGCACCGTTATTTTCTGGAATTATCGCTGGTGTTGTGGGTGGTATCGTTGTAGGATATTTGAGCCAATCACATATTAGTGTATCAGGTCCAGCTGCTGGGTTAACAGCTATCATTTTAACCGCCATTACCGATTTAGGAGCTTTCGATGTATTTTTAATGTCTGTTTTTATTGCTGGATTAATTCAATTAGCATTGGGATTTTTAAAAGCGGGAAGTATATCGAACTATTTTCCGACAAACGTAATCGAAGGAATGTTGGCGGGTATCGGAATCATTATCATCTTAAAACAAATACCGCACGCATTTGGTTATGATGCAGATTTTGAAGGAGATCAAGCTTTTGTTCAAAATGATGGAAGTAATTCGTTTTCATTTTTGTTCGATGTTTTAAATCATATTCACTTAGGAGCTGTGGTAGTTTCAGCCGTTTCATTGGTAATTTTGTTAGCTTGGGAAAAAGTGCCTTTCTTAAAAAGAATAAAACTAGTTCCTGGAGCTTTGGTTGCTGTTATTGCTGGAGTAGTTTTAAACGAAATATTTGTATCTACAGGAAGCACTTTGGCAATTGCGAAAGAACATTTGGTTTCTTTGCCAGTTCCAAAATCTTTTGAAGACTTTAAATCAATTATAATTACGCCAGATTTTACTGCTGTTACAAATCCGCAAGTTTGGGTAGTTGGTATTACGATTGCCATTGTCGCTTCTATTGAAACTCTTTTATGTATTGAGGCTTCTGATAGAATGGATGTTCAAAAACGTTACACCAATACCAATGTTGAACTTAGAGCGCAAGGTGTGGGTAATATTGTAAGCTCTCTTTTAGGAGGTTTGCCAATGACTTCTGTAGTAGTAAGATCTTCTGCAAATAACAATGCAGGGGCAAAATCTAAAATGTCAGCCATCATTCATGGTGTGCTTTTATTAATAAGTGTATTGTCTATACCAGCAATTCTAAACAAAATTCCTTTGGCAACATTGGCTACTGTTTTGATTTTGGTCGGATATAAATTAGCAAAACCAGCAACCTTTATGCATTTCTGGGAAAAGGGAAAATACCAGTTTGTACCTTTCATTGCAACTTTGGTCTTTGTTGTTGCAACAGATTTGCTAAAAGGGGTTGCGTTGGGAATTATCATCAGTATCATTTTTGTTTTGAGAGGAAATTTAAAAAGAGCTTATGTCTTCAAGAAAGAAGAATATGAAGATGGCGATATCATTCATATCGATTTAGCGCAGGAAGTTTCGTTCTTAAACAAAGCGGCTATTAAACAGACTTTAAATGAAATTCCAGAAAACTCAAAAGTAATTATCAATGCTCACGATACAGAGTATATTGCACATGATGTTTTGGATTTAATTCGTGAATTTAAAGAAACCAGAGCTGTAGATGAAAACATCAAAGTGAAGCTTAAAGGGTTTAAGGAAGCTTACGAATTGGAAAATACGCCAGAAAATAGTAATCATGTTACGATTGAACATTATTATGATGTGGCAAAAAGAGAACTGGTTAAAAGAGAAGTTGTTAAAAGCGAATAA
- a CDS encoding Dps family protein, with product MKTNILGLPVKESELLVKELNVLLSNFQVYYQNLRGIHWNIRGKRFFDLHVKFEELYTDAQLKIDMIAERVLTIGGTPLHTFEDYIKNNKLTVGKNISNDEKAVQLIVHSLSDLLKIEREILNKSDEINDEGTNSMMSDFIAEQEKTIWMMNAWLEESL from the coding sequence ATGAAGACAAATATTTTAGGATTACCTGTAAAAGAATCAGAGTTGTTAGTAAAAGAACTGAATGTTTTATTGTCAAACTTTCAAGTGTATTATCAAAACTTGAGAGGAATTCACTGGAATATTCGTGGAAAACGTTTCTTTGATTTACATGTAAAATTTGAAGAGTTATATACAGATGCACAATTAAAAATAGATATGATTGCAGAAAGGGTATTGACAATAGGAGGAACGCCTTTGCATACTTTTGAAGATTATATCAAAAACAATAAATTGACAGTTGGAAAAAATATTTCTAACGATGAAAAAGCAGTTCAATTGATTGTTCACTCTTTATCAGATTTATTAAAAATTGAAAGAGAAATATTGAACAAATCTGACGAAATTAATGACGAAGGAACTAATTCTATGATGAGTGACTTTATTGCTGAGCAAGAAAAAACAATTTGGATGATGAATGCTTGGTTAGAAGAATCATTATAA
- a CDS encoding nucleoside triphosphate pyrophosphohydrolase family protein has product MKKQLDAVTEFHTAFKIGHSATPIADVGAEKKLLRYNLMKEENEEYYEAVQNNDLIEIADALGDMMYILCGTIIEHGLQDKIEAVFDEIQRSNMSKLGEDGKPIYREDGKVMKGPNYFKPDFSKLL; this is encoded by the coding sequence ATGAAAAAACAACTTGACGCCGTAACCGAATTTCACACTGCTTTTAAAATTGGCCACAGTGCAACTCCAATTGCCGATGTAGGAGCAGAGAAAAAATTACTTCGTTATAATTTAATGAAGGAAGAAAATGAAGAATATTACGAAGCGGTTCAAAATAATGATTTGATTGAAATTGCAGACGCTCTTGGAGATATGATGTATATTTTGTGCGGAACAATTATAGAACACGGACTTCAAGATAAAATAGAAGCTGTATTTGATGAAATTCAGCGTAGCAATATGAGTAAATTGGGAGAAGATGGAAAGCCAATTTATCGCGAAGACGGAAAAGTAATGAAAGGTCCAAATTATTTTAAACCTGATTTTTCTAAATTATTATAA
- a CDS encoding superoxide dismutase family protein: protein MKKLIVSFAIITALIIGCKTNTKSNDAKTLTVALEPKSNSKVAGTATFVEKNGKVTFTAKITGLEPGVHAIHIHEKADCSSADGSSAGGHWNPTFKKHGKWGVGEYHKGDIGNFTADAKGNGSITLTTDEWCVGCGDSNKDVLGKGLIVHAGTDDFTTQPTGNAGGRVACAGIIK from the coding sequence ATGAAAAAACTAATTGTTTCTTTCGCTATAATTACAGCCTTAATCATTGGCTGTAAAACAAATACAAAATCAAACGATGCTAAAACTCTGACTGTTGCATTAGAACCAAAAAGCAATAGTAAAGTTGCTGGAACTGCCACTTTTGTTGAGAAGAACGGCAAAGTAACTTTTACAGCAAAAATCACAGGATTAGAGCCTGGAGTTCACGCTATCCATATTCATGAAAAAGCAGATTGTAGTTCTGCAGACGGAAGTTCTGCTGGAGGACACTGGAATCCAACTTTCAAAAAACACGGAAAATGGGGAGTTGGAGAATATCACAAAGGTGATATCGGAAACTTTACCGCTGACGCAAAAGGCAACGGATCTATCACTTTAACTACTGACGAATGGTGCGTTGGATGTGGAGATTCTAACAAAGATGTTCTTGGAAAAGGTTTAATTGTACATGCAGGAACAGATGATTTTACCACTCAACCAACAGGAAATGCCGGAGGAAGAGTCGCTTGCGCAGGAATCATTAAATAA
- a CDS encoding branched-chain amino acid aminotransferase, producing the protein MSTTQTSKIEIIKAASTKINEVDFDNLSFGAVFTDHLFECDFKNGQWQNPVIKPYAPILMDPSSKVFHYGQAIFEGMKAYKDDNNDVWLFRPDENFNRFNKSAVRMAMPEVPEAIFMDGLNELLKLDKDWIQRGNGASMYIRPFMIATGPGVIANPSDEYKFMILLSPAKAYYGGEVKVIIAEHFSRAANGGIGAAKAAGNYAAQFYPTNLANKDGFQQVIWTDDATHTKLEEAGTMNVFFRINDTLLTAPTSERILDGVTRKSLIAMAEKEGLKVEVRPVIVSELVEAAKNGSLKEIFGAGTAAVISVIKGFSYKDEYFEMAPIENSYASFLKEKLTSLQNKLSEDTFGWTVKVQ; encoded by the coding sequence ATGAGTACAACTCAAACAAGCAAAATTGAAATCATCAAAGCTGCTTCTACAAAAATAAACGAAGTAGATTTTGACAACTTAAGTTTTGGTGCTGTATTTACAGACCATTTATTCGAATGCGATTTTAAAAACGGACAATGGCAAAATCCTGTCATTAAGCCTTATGCTCCAATTTTAATGGATCCGTCATCAAAAGTCTTCCATTATGGACAAGCAATTTTCGAAGGGATGAAAGCTTATAAGGATGACAATAATGATGTTTGGTTGTTTAGACCAGATGAAAACTTTAACCGTTTCAACAAATCTGCTGTAAGGATGGCAATGCCAGAAGTTCCTGAAGCTATTTTTATGGATGGTTTAAATGAATTATTGAAATTAGATAAAGACTGGATTCAGAGAGGAAATGGAGCTAGTATGTACATTCGTCCATTTATGATTGCTACAGGTCCTGGAGTTATTGCAAATCCCTCTGACGAATATAAATTTATGATTTTACTTTCTCCTGCAAAAGCATACTACGGAGGTGAAGTAAAAGTTATTATTGCTGAACATTTCAGTAGAGCTGCAAATGGTGGAATCGGTGCAGCAAAAGCTGCCGGAAACTATGCTGCTCAGTTTTACCCAACTAACTTGGCAAACAAAGATGGTTTCCAACAAGTTATCTGGACTGATGATGCAACGCACACAAAATTAGAAGAAGCTGGAACAATGAACGTTTTCTTCAGAATCAACGATACTTTATTAACAGCTCCAACAAGCGAAAGAATTTTAGATGGTGTTACCAGAAAAAGTTTAATTGCAATGGCAGAAAAAGAAGGATTAAAAGTTGAAGTTCGCCCAGTAATTGTTTCAGAATTGGTTGAAGCTGCTAAAAACGGATCTTTGAAAGAAATCTTCGGAGCAGGAACTGCTGCTGTTATCAGCGTTATCAAAGGATTCTCTTACAAAGATGAGTATTTTGAAATGGCTCCAATCGAAAATTCTTATGCTTCTTTCTTAAAAGAAAAACTAACAAGTCTTCAAAACAAACTTTCTGAAGATACTTTTGGATGGACAGTTAAAGTTCAATAA